A single Pseudomonas putida DNA region contains:
- a CDS encoding mechanosensitive ion channel family protein, whose product MLRYLSTLLLGCLLSTHLLAADPAPADEQPAEPEPVLQGGLLGALADGLDSAAQELDLDAHLVDAWRLRTDRAAQEVERLVDRHSASDSLQLAGNFILLTLAWAASFALLTSLGRWLAKRLAGTPWLSARKRASSLLGYLLPYTLPALASLPLTLYVSRFLDPSIARALGLSLAYATSSGLFSTSIILCLITLFDAGHKRAAVAAIKRLAPRPLFLIGFLAAWSDALTSPQIARQLGGNITASIAVITGLTATIVFASLVIRLRRPVAHLIRNRDYKDRVQHRAVQETLRIFSAVWYLPILLMILVSAIHLLGAGEESQKALQNALLTTVLLVSTVFLSTLLQHLLAPHEADPAQRVRPYKELLRSLAHALLRIIMAVTFIELLGRIWGFSVIDFALSNSLGQAISNSLSSIGLILLVTWLLWVVLDTAIQEALKPAVGRRASRQPSTRVRTILPMLRNAVKVILIVICTITTMANLGINVAPLLAGAGVIGLAIGFGSQQLVQDVITGLFILIEDTISIGDWVVLDSGHAGTVESLTIRTLRLRDGKGFVHSVPFGQIKAVTNQSRQFAYAFFSVQFTYDSDVDESLGLIHEVGHSISEDPLLRINLQGPLQVFGVDRMDLNGFVLTAQFRTISGGQYAVSRAFNERLKKRVDQTENVSFAQVYPMPLRGISA is encoded by the coding sequence GTGCTGCGCTATCTCTCCACCCTACTGCTCGGCTGCCTGCTGAGCACCCATCTGCTCGCCGCAGACCCCGCCCCCGCTGACGAACAACCCGCCGAACCGGAACCGGTACTGCAAGGCGGTCTGCTTGGTGCCCTGGCCGATGGCCTGGACAGCGCCGCACAGGAACTCGACCTTGACGCCCACCTGGTCGACGCCTGGCGCCTGCGCACCGACCGCGCCGCCCAGGAAGTGGAACGTCTGGTCGACCGCCATTCGGCCAGCGATTCGCTGCAGCTGGCCGGCAACTTCATCCTGCTGACGCTGGCCTGGGCCGCCAGCTTCGCCCTGCTCACCAGCCTCGGGCGCTGGCTCGCCAAACGCCTGGCCGGCACTCCATGGTTAAGCGCACGCAAACGCGCCAGCAGCCTGCTTGGCTACCTGCTGCCCTACACACTACCGGCGCTCGCCAGCCTGCCGCTGACCCTGTATGTCAGCCGCTTCCTCGACCCGTCGATCGCCCGCGCCCTGGGCCTGAGCCTGGCCTACGCGACCAGCAGTGGCTTGTTCTCGACCTCGATCATCCTCTGCCTGATCACCCTGTTCGATGCTGGCCACAAGCGCGCGGCGGTAGCGGCGATCAAGCGCCTGGCGCCGCGCCCGTTGTTTCTGATCGGTTTCCTCGCTGCCTGGAGCGATGCCCTGACCAGCCCGCAGATCGCCCGCCAGCTGGGCGGCAATATCACCGCCAGCATTGCCGTGATCACCGGCCTGACCGCCACCATCGTCTTCGCCAGCCTGGTCATCCGCCTGCGCCGCCCGGTCGCCCACCTGATCCGCAACCGCGACTACAAGGACCGCGTGCAGCACCGTGCCGTGCAGGAGACCCTGCGCATCTTCTCGGCAGTGTGGTACCTGCCGATCCTGCTGATGATCCTGGTCTCGGCGATCCACCTGCTCGGCGCTGGCGAAGAAAGCCAGAAGGCACTGCAGAACGCCTTGCTGACCACGGTACTGCTGGTTTCCACCGTATTCCTCAGTACCCTGCTGCAACACCTGCTGGCTCCGCACGAAGCGGACCCGGCGCAGCGCGTGCGGCCCTACAAGGAACTGCTGCGCAGCCTCGCTCACGCCCTGCTGCGCATCATCATGGCGGTCACCTTCATCGAACTGCTGGGGCGCATCTGGGGCTTCTCGGTGATCGATTTCGCCCTGAGCAACAGCCTCGGCCAGGCGATCAGCAATTCACTGTCGAGCATCGGCCTGATCCTGCTGGTCACCTGGCTGCTCTGGGTGGTGCTCGACACCGCCATCCAGGAGGCACTCAAGCCCGCCGTCGGGCGCCGCGCCTCGCGCCAGCCAAGCACTCGGGTGCGGACCATCCTGCCAATGCTGCGCAATGCGGTGAAAGTCATCCTGATCGTCATCTGCACCATCACCACCATGGCCAACCTGGGCATCAATGTCGCGCCGCTGCTGGCCGGTGCCGGGGTGATCGGCCTGGCCATCGGCTTTGGCTCGCAGCAATTGGTACAGGATGTGATCACCGGGCTGTTCATCCTGATCGAGGACACCATCTCGATCGGCGACTGGGTGGTGCTCGACTCCGGCCATGCCGGCACCGTCGAAAGCCTGACCATCCGTACCCTGCGCCTGCGTGACGGCAAAGGCTTCGTGCACTCGGTGCCGTTCGGCCAGATCAAGGCGGTTACCAACCAGTCGCGGCAGTTCGCCTATGCGTTCTTCTCGGTGCAGTTCACCTATGACAGCGACGTCGACGAGTCGCTGGGGCTGATCCATGAAGTGGGGCATTCGATCAGCGAAGACCCGCTGCTGCGCATCAACCTGCAGGGGCCGCTGCAAGTATTCGGGGTGGATCGCATGGACTTGAACGGTTTTGTGCTGACGGCACAGTTCCGCACTATCTCCGGCGGGCAGTATGCGGTGAGCCGGGCATTCAACGAGCGGCTGAAGAAGCGCGTGGACCAGACCGAGAATGTGAGCTTTGCCCAGGTTTATCCCATGCCGCTGCGCGGGATTTCAGCCTGA
- a CDS encoding class I SAM-dependent methyltransferase: MTSPIHTLEQHLLAALDPAPAETRRLFHGRGRCWEGLEQVTVDWLQGVLSVALFREPPEGQLAELEAMLRSLAERPQWAGQAILIQHRYLPDSPGQWLWGEPCQQREVVEDGLTYLLDLGVRQNNGLFLDMRYGRRWVREQAAGKRVLNLFAYTCGFSVAAIAGGAEQVVNLDMAKSALSRGRDNHRLNGHDASRVAYLGHELFKSWGKVRKYGPYDLIIIDPPTFQRGSFVLTQDYAKILRRLPELLNEGGTVLACVNDPGIGPEFLIEGMAEQAPSLAFVERLENPPEFPDVDPAGGLKALVFRQV; this comes from the coding sequence ATGACTTCGCCGATCCACACCCTCGAACAGCACCTGCTGGCTGCCCTTGACCCTGCCCCCGCCGAAACCCGCCGCCTGTTCCACGGCCGCGGCCGTTGCTGGGAGGGCCTGGAGCAGGTCACGGTGGACTGGCTGCAGGGTGTGCTGTCGGTAGCCCTGTTCCGCGAACCGCCCGAGGGCCAGCTGGCCGAACTGGAGGCCATGCTGCGCAGCCTGGCCGAACGCCCGCAATGGGCCGGCCAGGCGATCCTCATCCAGCACCGTTACCTGCCCGACAGCCCGGGCCAGTGGCTGTGGGGCGAGCCTTGCCAGCAGCGCGAAGTGGTCGAGGATGGCCTGACCTATCTGCTCGACCTGGGCGTGCGGCAAAACAACGGCCTGTTCCTCGACATGCGTTACGGCCGGCGCTGGGTGCGTGAGCAGGCAGCGGGCAAGCGCGTGCTCAACCTGTTCGCCTATACCTGCGGCTTCTCGGTGGCGGCGATTGCTGGCGGTGCCGAGCAGGTGGTCAACCTGGACATGGCCAAGTCGGCGCTGTCCAGGGGCCGTGATAATCATCGTTTGAACGGGCACGATGCGTCGCGGGTCGCATACCTTGGGCATGAGCTGTTCAAGTCGTGGGGCAAGGTGCGCAAATACGGGCCTTACGACCTGATCATCATCGACCCGCCGACCTTCCAGCGTGGCAGCTTCGTGCTGACCCAGGATTACGCCAAGATCCTGCGGCGTTTGCCGGAGTTGCTGAATGAGGGCGGGACTGTGCTGGCCTGCGTCAACGACCCGGGGATCGGGCCGGAGTTTCTGATCGAGGGGATGGCTGAGCAGGCGCCGTCGCTGGCCTTTGTCGAGCGGCTGGAGAATCCGCCGGAGTTTCCAGATGTCGACCCGGCGGGTGGGCTGAAGGCGCTGGTGTTCCGTCAGGTGTGA
- a CDS encoding DMT family transporter codes for MDSSLRRGSLEMVAAMLISGTIGWFVLVSGQPVLEVVFWRCVFGTGTLLVICAAFGFLKPGVITRTAFLLAIASGVAVVGNWLLLFASYSRASIAIGTAVYNVQPFMLVGLAALFLGEKITAAKVTWLSVAFLGMLAIVSAHGAGQASGDDYLQGIALALGAALLYAIAALIIKRLKGTPPHLIALIQVATGVLLLAPWVKLGGLPGEPSALASLVTLGMVHTGLMYVLLYSAIQRLPTALTGALSFIYPIAAILVDWLAFGHRLAPLQWLGVALILLAAAGMQQGWWFRSAQVPAKG; via the coding sequence ATGGACAGTTCGTTGCGCCGTGGCTCGCTGGAAATGGTCGCCGCCATGCTGATTTCCGGGACCATTGGCTGGTTCGTGCTGGTGTCGGGGCAGCCGGTGCTGGAGGTCGTGTTCTGGCGCTGCGTATTCGGTACCGGCACCTTGCTGGTGATCTGCGCGGCGTTCGGCTTTCTCAAACCGGGTGTGATAACCCGAACGGCGTTCCTGCTGGCCATCGCCAGCGGGGTGGCCGTCGTCGGCAACTGGCTGCTGCTGTTCGCCTCCTATTCGAGGGCGTCGATCGCCATTGGCACGGCGGTGTACAACGTCCAGCCGTTCATGCTGGTGGGCTTGGCAGCGCTGTTCCTCGGCGAAAAAATCACCGCAGCCAAGGTCACCTGGCTGAGTGTGGCGTTCCTCGGCATGCTGGCGATCGTCAGTGCCCATGGCGCTGGGCAGGCCAGTGGTGATGACTACTTGCAGGGCATTGCCCTGGCGTTGGGCGCGGCGTTGCTCTATGCGATTGCCGCCTTGATCATCAAACGCCTGAAAGGCACGCCGCCCCACCTGATCGCGCTGATCCAGGTCGCTACCGGGGTGCTGCTGCTGGCGCCGTGGGTGAAGCTCGGTGGCTTGCCTGGTGAGCCGTCGGCTCTGGCCAGCCTGGTGACCTTGGGCATGGTCCACACCGGGTTGATGTATGTGCTGCTGTACAGCGCCATCCAGCGTCTGCCCACGGCGTTGACTGGTGCGCTGTCGTTCATCTACCCGATTGCTGCCATCCTGGTCGACTGGCTGGCCTTCGGGCACAGGCTGGCGCCGTTGCAGTGGTTGGGGGTGGCGTTGATTCTGCTGGCGGCAGCGGGCATGCAGCAGGGCTGGTGGTTCCGTTCTGCACAAGTGCCGGCCAAGGGGTAG
- a CDS encoding Lrp/AsnC family transcriptional regulator, whose amino-acid sequence MTDAIDQLLINALMEDSRRSLKALAQISGLSAPSVSERLRRLEERGVLRGYTVDIDPRSFGYQLQAIVRIRPLPGQLQEVERQIIAIPEFTECDKVTGEDCFIARLHVRSMEQLDTLLDRINVLAETNTAIIKKSPVKRRLPPMD is encoded by the coding sequence ATGACCGACGCCATCGACCAACTGCTGATCAACGCCTTGATGGAGGACTCGCGCCGTTCGCTCAAGGCGCTGGCACAAATCAGCGGCCTCTCTGCCCCCAGCGTCAGCGAGCGCCTGCGCCGCCTGGAAGAACGCGGCGTGCTACGCGGTTACACCGTGGATATCGACCCGCGCAGTTTCGGCTACCAACTGCAGGCCATTGTGCGCATTCGCCCGCTGCCGGGGCAGTTGCAGGAAGTGGAGCGGCAGATCATCGCGATCCCCGAGTTCACCGAGTGCGACAAGGTGACCGGCGAGGACTGCTTCATTGCGCGCCTGCATGTGCGCTCGATGGAGCAACTCGACACCCTGCTCGACCGGATCAATGTGCTGGCTGAGACCAATACCGCGATCATCAAGAAGAGCCCGGTGAAGCGGCGGTTGCCGCCTATGGATTGA
- a CDS encoding NCS1 family nucleobase:cation symporter-1 yields the protein MSTSLDLAPELSVASTSPSSTLTGEMPPLALSPRLHNRDLAPTRIEGRRWGRYSIFALWTNDVHNIANYSFAMGLFALGLGGWQILLSLAIGAALVYFFMNLSGYMGQKTGVPFPVISRIAFGIHGAQVPALIRAVIAIAWFGIQTYLASVVLRVLLTAVWPQVAAYDHDSILGLSSLGWVCFVAIWLVQLVILAYGMEMVRRYEAFAGPVILLTVASLAVFMYFKADARIAWSVAEPLTGYEMWRNIFAGGALWLAIYGTLVLNFCDFARSSPCRKTIRVGNFWGLPVNILVFAMITVVLCGAQFQINGQIIDSPTQIVASIPSTAFLVLGCLAFLIVTVAVNIMANFVAPAFVLSNLAPRHLNFRRAGLISATLAVLILPWNLYNSPLVIVYFLSGLGALLGPLYGVIMADYWLLRKGRINVPELYTEHSTGAYHYSKGINLRAVAAFVPAALLAIILALVPNFHGIAPFSWLIGAGIAAAVYLLIAPRNRQYHDVSGECIAVDHSSH from the coding sequence ATGAGTACCAGCCTCGACCTTGCCCCTGAACTATCCGTCGCCAGCACCAGCCCCTCTTCCACCCTAACAGGCGAAATGCCGCCACTCGCACTCAGCCCGCGCCTGCACAACCGTGACCTCGCGCCCACCCGTATCGAAGGCCGCCGCTGGGGCCGCTACAGCATCTTTGCGCTGTGGACCAACGATGTGCACAACATTGCCAACTACTCCTTCGCCATGGGCTTGTTCGCCCTTGGCCTGGGTGGCTGGCAGATCCTGCTGTCGCTGGCGATCGGCGCAGCACTGGTGTACTTCTTCATGAACCTGTCCGGCTACATGGGGCAGAAGACCGGCGTGCCATTCCCGGTGATCAGCCGCATCGCCTTCGGCATCCACGGGGCGCAGGTCCCGGCGCTGATCCGCGCGGTCATCGCCATCGCCTGGTTCGGCATCCAGACCTACCTGGCCTCGGTGGTACTGCGCGTGCTGCTCACCGCCGTATGGCCGCAAGTCGCCGCCTACGACCACGACAGCATCCTCGGCCTGTCGAGCCTGGGCTGGGTATGCTTCGTGGCGATCTGGCTGGTGCAGCTGGTGATCCTCGCCTACGGCATGGAGATGGTGCGCCGCTACGAGGCCTTCGCCGGCCCGGTGATCCTGCTGACCGTGGCCAGCCTGGCGGTGTTCATGTACTTCAAGGCCGATGCGCGTATCGCCTGGTCGGTCGCCGAGCCCCTGACCGGCTATGAGATGTGGCGCAACATCTTCGCCGGCGGCGCCCTGTGGCTGGCGATCTACGGCACCCTGGTGCTCAACTTCTGCGACTTTGCCCGTTCCTCGCCGTGCCGCAAGACCATTCGCGTCGGCAACTTCTGGGGCCTGCCGGTGAACATCCTGGTGTTCGCCATGATCACCGTGGTGCTGTGCGGGGCGCAGTTCCAGATCAACGGCCAGATCATCGACAGCCCGACCCAGATCGTCGCCAGCATCCCCAGCACAGCGTTCCTGGTGCTGGGTTGCCTGGCCTTCCTGATCGTCACCGTGGCGGTGAACATCATGGCCAACTTCGTTGCCCCGGCCTTCGTGCTGAGCAACCTGGCACCACGCCACCTCAACTTCCGCCGCGCCGGGCTGATCAGCGCGACCCTGGCGGTGCTGATCCTGCCCTGGAACCTCTACAACAGCCCGCTGGTGATCGTGTACTTCCTGTCCGGCCTGGGCGCCCTGCTCGGCCCGCTGTACGGGGTGATCATGGCCGACTACTGGTTGCTGCGCAAAGGCCGCATCAACGTGCCGGAGCTGTACACCGAGCACTCGACCGGCGCCTACCACTACAGCAAAGGCATCAACCTGCGCGCCGTAGCCGCCTTCGTGCCCGCGGCACTGCTGGCCATCATCCTGGCGCTGGTGCCGAACTTCCACGGTATCGCACCGTTTTCCTGGCTGATCGGCGCCGGCATCGCTGCCGCGGTGTACCTGCTGATCGCCCCGCGCAACCGCCAATACCACGATGTCAGCGGCGAGTGCATCGCCGTCGACCACAGCAGCCATTGA
- a CDS encoding aspartate/glutamate racemase family protein, translating into MRILIANVNTTAAITEAIAEQARSVAAPGTEIIGLTPWFGAESVEGNFESYLAAIAVMDRVLAYDGPYDAVIQAGYGEHGREGLQELLDVPVVDITDAAASTAMYLGHAYSVVTTLDRTVPLIEDRLKLSGLYDRCASVRASGLAVLELEQDPLRAVEAIVEQAERAVRDDKAEVICLGCGGMAGLDEQIRQRTGVPVVDGVSAAVTIAESLVRMGLSTSKVRTYATPRVKKVVGWPMRFGR; encoded by the coding sequence ATGCGTATTTTGATTGCCAACGTCAACACCACCGCAGCCATCACCGAAGCCATCGCCGAACAGGCCCGCAGCGTCGCGGCACCCGGCACTGAAATCATCGGCCTGACCCCATGGTTCGGCGCCGAGTCGGTGGAGGGCAACTTCGAGAGCTACCTGGCCGCCATCGCCGTGATGGACCGGGTGCTGGCCTACGACGGCCCTTATGATGCCGTGATCCAGGCGGGCTACGGCGAACATGGCCGCGAAGGCCTGCAGGAATTGCTCGACGTACCGGTGGTGGACATCACCGACGCCGCCGCCAGCACCGCCATGTACCTGGGCCACGCCTATTCGGTGGTGACCACCCTGGACCGCACCGTACCCTTGATCGAAGACCGCCTGAAGCTGTCAGGGTTGTACGACCGTTGCGCCTCGGTGCGGGCCAGTGGCCTGGCCGTGCTCGAACTGGAGCAAGACCCTCTACGGGCCGTCGAGGCCATTGTCGAGCAGGCCGAGCGGGCCGTGCGTGACGACAAGGCCGAAGTGATCTGCCTGGGCTGTGGCGGCATGGCCGGGCTGGATGAGCAGATCCGCCAGCGCACCGGGGTGCCGGTGGTCGATGGTGTGAGCGCGGCGGTGACCATTGCCGAGTCGCTGGTGCGGATGGGGCTCAGCACTTCCAAGGTGCGCACCTATGCCACACCGCGAGTGAAGAAGGTAGTGGGCTGGCCGATGCGCTTCGGGCGCTAG
- a CDS encoding transposase, producing the protein MILDTFIGRYDGAQLEAKSVRKSYSKEHKIQAAEMVLDGGQSVPEVCEILGIGRTALRRWVEQVRQEREGKVPTGAKAITPEQQRIEELEALVRQKDRDIEILKKASALLLRDSKDRSR; encoded by the coding sequence ATGATTTTGGACACCTTCATCGGGCGCTATGATGGCGCCCAATTGGAGGCAAAATCAGTGCGCAAGTCTTATTCGAAAGAACACAAAATCCAAGCTGCCGAAATGGTCCTGGACGGTGGCCAGTCAGTTCCTGAGGTATGCGAAATCCTCGGGATTGGCCGTACAGCCCTTCGCCGTTGGGTTGAGCAGGTACGCCAGGAGAGAGAGGGTAAGGTTCCGACTGGAGCCAAAGCCATCACTCCGGAGCAGCAACGTATCGAAGAGCTGGAAGCATTGGTTCGTCAAAAGGATCGGGATATCGAAATCCTAAAAAAGGCCAGTGCTCTCCTGCTTCGGGACTCCAAAGATCGTTCTCGCTGA
- a CDS encoding IS3 family transposase produces the protein MSEQYGVVDCCRVLGVKRSSFYAWRKRQGRENPGRDALRSRVINHFMASRSSAGSRTLMQELRREGHVVGRYKVRALMREAGLKCRQRRPHRYRSSGTEALIAENQLKRNFKVSTINEVWCGDVTYIQVGRRWLYLAAVIDLYARRVVGWAFSMTADAKLACDALRMASESRGKPTGVMFHSDQGCQYTSHKFRAVLEECSLKQSMSHRGQCWDNAAMERFFGALKSEWVPAGGYESEAEAKADIMAYLVRYNLKRLHSYNGYETPVAMEEKLRAAA, from the coding sequence CTGAGTGAGCAATACGGTGTTGTCGACTGCTGTCGTGTGCTTGGGGTCAAACGCAGTAGTTTCTATGCATGGCGCAAACGCCAAGGGCGTGAGAATCCCGGCAGGGATGCTCTACGCTCGCGTGTAATCAATCACTTCATGGCGTCACGAAGCTCCGCGGGTTCACGCACGTTGATGCAAGAACTGCGGCGTGAAGGCCATGTGGTTGGGCGTTACAAAGTGCGTGCGCTTATGCGTGAAGCTGGCCTGAAATGCCGGCAGCGTAGGCCACACCGGTATCGGTCATCAGGCACGGAAGCACTGATTGCGGAAAACCAACTGAAGCGAAACTTCAAGGTTTCAACGATCAACGAGGTCTGGTGTGGCGATGTGACTTACATTCAGGTTGGCAGACGTTGGCTGTACTTGGCCGCAGTAATCGACTTGTACGCACGCCGAGTTGTGGGCTGGGCGTTTTCAATGACTGCTGATGCCAAGTTGGCCTGTGACGCGCTGCGCATGGCGTCTGAGTCCAGAGGCAAGCCTACGGGCGTGATGTTTCATTCAGATCAAGGTTGTCAGTACACCAGCCATAAATTCAGGGCTGTACTTGAAGAGTGCAGCTTGAAACAGAGCATGAGCCACCGTGGCCAATGCTGGGACAATGCGGCCATGGAGCGATTCTTCGGGGCATTGAAATCAGAATGGGTGCCAGCAGGAGGCTATGAATCCGAAGCTGAAGCTAAAGCCGACATCATGGCTTATTTGGTGCGCTACAACCTAAAGCGTCTCCACAGCTACAACGGCTACGAGACCCCGGTAGCTATGGAGGAAAAGCTCAGGGCAGCGGCATGA
- a CDS encoding D-amino acid dehydrogenase has protein sequence MTQRVTVIGGGVIGLATAYALVREGLSVVLVEARDQLASATSFANGGQLSYRYVAPLADAGVPWQALGWLLRGDSPLRLRLRLDPAQWRWLLAFVMACRSSVNHRNAAQLLELALHSQATLKRWREEDGLSDFAWRQNGKLVAFRSERAFAHGREHLLDPKNQQVLGASEVRALEPALADAPFIGAVLTPEEEVADCHRFCERLAERLRASGQCRFLLGRPVTRLIARDDQVVALQLGLEQMEVERLVLCIGHRSAGLALPGLRLPVYPLKGYSLTAAIAAEHRAPEVSITDYERKIVYARLDQQLRIAAMVDIVGYDETVDARRLASMRRQALETLPRAADYAGAVEWAGMRPATPTGVPIVGTTAYRNLWLNLGHGALGFTLACGSGERLARMLG, from the coding sequence ATGACGCAACGGGTAACGGTAATCGGTGGTGGCGTGATCGGCCTGGCGACGGCCTATGCGCTGGTGCGCGAAGGCCTGTCGGTGGTGCTGGTCGAGGCGCGAGACCAGCTGGCCTCGGCGACCAGTTTCGCTAACGGTGGGCAACTTTCTTATCGCTACGTGGCGCCGTTGGCCGATGCCGGTGTGCCGTGGCAGGCGCTTGGATGGCTATTGCGGGGTGACTCGCCGCTGCGCCTGCGTTTGCGCCTGGACCCGGCTCAATGGCGCTGGTTGCTGGCGTTCGTGATGGCTTGCCGCAGCAGCGTCAATCACCGTAATGCCGCACAACTGCTGGAATTGGCGTTGCACAGCCAGGCCACCCTGAAACGCTGGCGTGAAGAAGACGGCCTGAGCGATTTTGCCTGGCGTCAGAACGGCAAGCTGGTGGCATTTCGCAGTGAGCGGGCGTTCGCCCATGGCCGTGAGCATTTGCTCGACCCGAAAAACCAACAGGTACTCGGTGCCAGCGAAGTCAGGGCGCTGGAACCGGCATTGGCCGATGCGCCCTTTATCGGCGCAGTGCTGACTCCGGAAGAGGAAGTCGCCGATTGCCATCGTTTCTGCGAACGCCTGGCAGAGCGCTTGCGGGCATCAGGGCAGTGCCGATTCCTGCTGGGCCGCCCGGTCACGCGCTTGATCGCCCGTGATGACCAGGTAGTGGCATTGCAACTGGGGCTTGAGCAAATGGAGGTCGAGCGCCTGGTGCTGTGCATCGGCCATCGCAGTGCCGGGCTGGCGCTGCCAGGGCTGCGGCTGCCGGTCTACCCGCTCAAGGGTTACAGCCTGACAGCAGCGATCGCGGCGGAACATCGAGCGCCGGAGGTCAGCATTACCGACTACGAGCGCAAGATCGTCTACGCGCGGCTTGATCAGCAGCTGCGAATAGCGGCGATGGTGGATATCGTCGGCTACGACGAAACGGTGGATGCGCGCAGGCTCGCCAGCATGCGTCGGCAGGCGTTGGAGACCTTGCCGCGGGCTGCGGATTACGCGGGGGCGGTGGAATGGGCAGGGATGCGGCCGGCGACGCCGACCGGGGTGCCGATTGTGGGTACTACAGCCTATCGCAACCTGTGGCTGAACCTTGGGCATGGGGCCTTGGGGTTTACCTTGGCCTGTGGCAGCGGGGAGCGGCTGGCGCGGATGCTGGGTTGA
- a CDS encoding histidine phosphatase family protein, with the protein MKLPSVFRRRRHLMLSLALVAASVPLALEVVESRAQPVDGIQTLVFLRHAEKPGEGLGQLNCQGLNRALDLATLLPERFGKADYVFAANPSRHVEEGSQDQSYSYIRPLMTITPSAIRLGLPVNIDFAANDTDELADELVSEKYRNATVYTAWGHGYLPELINAVAGKALGDKRVITEDWNGDDFDTLYVLTLTWHDGKASLLSRNVRQGLNGGDHSCPT; encoded by the coding sequence ATGAAGTTGCCATCCGTCTTTCGACGTCGCCGCCACCTGATGCTCAGCCTGGCCCTCGTCGCCGCGTCTGTGCCGCTGGCACTGGAAGTGGTCGAAAGCCGCGCTCAACCGGTCGACGGTATCCAGACACTGGTGTTTCTGCGCCACGCTGAAAAGCCCGGTGAAGGCCTGGGGCAACTGAACTGCCAGGGGCTCAACCGCGCGCTGGACCTGGCAACCTTGCTGCCAGAGCGTTTCGGCAAGGCGGATTATGTGTTCGCGGCCAATCCCTCGCGGCATGTCGAGGAAGGCAGCCAGGACCAGAGTTACAGCTACATCCGCCCGCTGATGACCATCACGCCCAGCGCCATTCGCCTGGGTTTGCCGGTCAACATCGACTTCGCTGCCAACGACACCGACGAGCTCGCTGATGAACTGGTCAGCGAGAAGTACCGCAATGCCACGGTCTATACCGCCTGGGGCCACGGCTACCTGCCCGAACTGATCAATGCCGTGGCCGGCAAGGCGTTGGGCGATAAGCGGGTGATTACCGAAGACTGGAACGGCGACGATTTCGATACCCTCTACGTCCTCACCCTGACCTGGCACGACGGCAAGGCCAGCCTGCTCAGTCGTAACGTCCGCCAAGGCCTGAATGGCGGTGACCATAGCTGCCCGACCTGA
- a CDS encoding FKBP-type peptidyl-prolyl cis-trans isomerase, with the protein MSSELQITDLVEGDGKAAVKGALITTQYTGWLADGSEFDSSWSRGKPFQCVIGTGRVIKGWDQGLMGMRVGGKRKLQVPAHLGYGERSVGAIPPNSDLTFEIELLEVLTRDD; encoded by the coding sequence ATGAGCAGTGAACTGCAGATCACCGACCTCGTCGAAGGCGACGGCAAAGCGGCCGTCAAAGGCGCCCTGATCACCACCCAGTACACCGGCTGGCTGGCCGACGGCAGCGAGTTCGACTCGTCGTGGTCGCGCGGCAAACCCTTCCAGTGCGTGATCGGCACTGGCCGTGTGATCAAAGGCTGGGACCAGGGGTTGATGGGCATGCGTGTGGGTGGCAAGCGCAAGCTGCAGGTGCCGGCGCACCTGGGGTATGGCGAGCGCAGCGTAGGGGCGATTCCGCCGAACTCGGACCTCACCTTTGAAATCGAACTGCTGGAAGTGCTGACCCGGGATGATTGA